One region of Mucilaginibacter gotjawali genomic DNA includes:
- a CDS encoding MFS transporter: protein MSTDTIKNARTFRAFKSRNYRLFFTGQSISLIGTWMQKTAVSWVIYTLTHSTFMLGLTLFASLFPAFIFSLIGGVVSDRYNRYKVLLTTQVASLIQAVLLAILILLKHYEVWEILTLSVVLGIINAFDVPARQSLVYEMVEDKEDLPNALALNSSMVNLSRIVGPALAGLVLEGIGDGACFLLNALSFVAVIISLLMMKLPQYKHVIHKKNVFGELKEGWAYIKSTPSISFVLIMLALVSLLVLPFSTLVPYYARDVFHGTATTFGVIDSFIGLGAFLGAIFLASLKSGTDLRRILFLNTLIFGAGLVLFSHEHIYWLALLFVTVAGFGMMSQITVTNTIIQTTADPKMRGRVISFYALAFFGMQPLGGLLVGTISKYIGPNDTLMAQGMAALLLGGIHWRFLHKEKLKKQQAMLLDNDRKFQTA, encoded by the coding sequence ATGAGTACAGACACCATTAAAAACGCAAGAACATTCAGGGCTTTTAAAAGCCGTAACTACCGTTTATTTTTTACCGGGCAATCCATCTCGCTTATTGGCACCTGGATGCAAAAAACCGCCGTAAGCTGGGTGATATATACTTTAACCCATTCCACCTTTATGCTGGGGCTAACGCTTTTTGCCAGCCTGTTCCCTGCATTTATATTTTCACTCATCGGAGGTGTAGTATCCGACAGGTATAACCGTTACAAGGTTTTGCTCACCACCCAGGTGGCTTCGCTGATACAAGCCGTTTTACTGGCCATACTCATCCTGCTTAAACACTACGAAGTTTGGGAAATATTAACGCTGAGCGTAGTTTTAGGTATCATCAATGCTTTTGATGTACCTGCACGGCAGTCGCTGGTGTACGAAATGGTGGAAGATAAAGAAGACCTGCCAAATGCACTCGCGCTAAATTCTTCAATGGTTAACCTTTCGCGTATTGTTGGGCCTGCCCTCGCGGGCCTGGTTTTGGAGGGTATTGGCGACGGCGCCTGTTTCTTACTCAACGCCTTAAGCTTTGTTGCGGTAATTATTTCGCTTTTAATGATGAAATTGCCTCAATACAAACATGTTATACATAAAAAAAATGTTTTTGGCGAACTAAAGGAAGGATGGGCCTATATTAAAAGCACACCATCCATATCGTTTGTACTGATCATGCTGGCGCTGGTTAGTTTGCTGGTATTACCCTTCAGCACCCTGGTTCCCTATTATGCCCGTGATGTTTTCCATGGCACGGCAACAACTTTTGGTGTAATAGACAGTTTTATAGGCCTCGGCGCATTTTTGGGCGCTATTTTCCTGGCATCCCTAAAATCAGGAACCGACCTCAGGCGTATTCTTTTCTTAAATACCCTGATTTTTGGCGCCGGGCTGGTCCTTTTTTCGCATGAGCACATTTACTGGCTGGCCTTATTATTTGTTACTGTTGCAGGGTTCGGCATGATGTCGCAGATCACGGTAACCAATACCATCATTCAAACAACTGCTGATCCAAAAATGCGTGGCCGGGTGATCAGCTTTTATGCGCTGGCCTTTTTCGGCATGCAGCCACTGGGCGGTTTACTTGTTGGTACCATCTCCAAATATATCGGCCCCAATGATACCTTAATGGCCCAGGGCATGGCCGCTTTATTATTAGGCGGAATACACTGGCGGTTTTTGCATAAAGAGAAATTGAAAAAACAACAGGCAATGCTTTTGGATAATGACCGGAAATTTCAAACGGCCTGA
- a CDS encoding MlaD family protein has protein sequence MKTTSSQKIKIGFFTFTGLLVLVLAIFFIGNRKNLFSSTFAVYGTFKNVNGLQVGNNVRFAGINVGVVQAINIVTDSAARVDLTLNSDVRKFIKKDSKISIGSDGLMGDKLIVIAPGGITSTEIVKNGDQLTAVNPVDVDRIIAKMTKVIDNAETLTGGLSQIVAKVNSGQGSIGRLLNSDKLSKDLEGTVRQAKTTMQNVHKTTTTLNTDLKAAQSNFLLKGFFKKKKKKEQQDSIKRAEAAGTPATKQ, from the coding sequence ATGAAAACAACATCCAGCCAAAAAATAAAAATCGGCTTTTTTACTTTTACCGGCCTGCTTGTATTGGTACTGGCCATCTTTTTTATAGGGAACAGAAAAAATCTTTTCAGTTCGACATTTGCGGTATACGGCACCTTTAAAAACGTAAACGGGTTACAGGTAGGCAATAACGTGCGTTTTGCCGGGATCAATGTAGGGGTGGTACAGGCAATTAATATAGTAACCGACAGCGCTGCCCGGGTTGACCTCACCTTAAACAGCGATGTCAGAAAATTTATTAAAAAAGATTCCAAAATAAGCATTGGCAGCGATGGCTTAATGGGTGATAAATTGATTGTTATTGCCCCCGGGGGTATAACCAGCACAGAGATAGTGAAAAACGGAGATCAGTTAACCGCTGTTAACCCGGTTGATGTTGACCGGATAATCGCTAAAATGACGAAAGTGATTGACAATGCAGAAACGCTTACAGGCGGCTTGTCGCAAATTGTTGCTAAAGTAAACAGCGGGCAGGGAAGTATTGGGCGGTTATTGAACAGCGATAAACTGTCAAAGGATCTTGAAGGAACCGTTCGGCAGGCAAAAACTACCATGCAGAATGTACACAAAACTACTACTACTTTAAATACAGACCTGAAAGCGGCTCAAAGTAACTTTTTGTTAAAGGGATTTTTTAAGAAGAAAAAGAAGAAGGAGCAACAGGATTCGATAAAGAGGGCAGAGGCCGCAGGAACACCAGCAACGAAACAGTAA